The region AGTCGGGGACGTCGGGGACATCATCCATCGCGGCGGCACCATCCTTTATACCGCGCGCTGCCCGGAGTTTAAGACGGAAGAAGGACAGAAAAAGGGGATCGAGCAGCTGAAAAAGCATGGTATTGAAGGGCTGGTCGTCATCGGCGGCGACGGGTCGTACCAAGGGGCGAAAAAATTGACGGAGCACGGCTTCCCGTGCGTCGGCGTGCCCGGGACGATTGACAACGACATTCCAGGCACCGATTTTACGATCGGTTTTGACACAGCGCTCAATACGGTCATTGACGCCATTGACAAAATCCGCGACACGGCGACGTCGCATGAGCGAACGTACGTCGTCGAAGTGATGGGCCGCCATGCCGGCGATATTGCGCTATGGTCGGGGCTTGCCGGCGGGGCGGAGACGATTTTGATTCCGGAAGCGGACTACGACATGGACGACATCATCGCCCGCTTGAAGCGCGGCCATGAACGCGGCAAAAAACACAGCATCATCATCGTCGCTGAAGGAGTCGGCAGCGGCGTTGACTTCGGCCGGCAAATTCAAGAGGCGACCGGCTTTGAGACGCGCGTGACGGTGCTTGGCCACGTGCAGCGCGGCGGATCGCCGACGGCGTTTGACCGCGTGTTAGCGAGCCGCCTCGGCGCCCGTGCGGTCGAACTGCTCCTTGAAGGCAAAGGCGGCCGTTGCGTTGGCATTCAAAACAACCAAATCGTTGACCATGACATTGTCGAAGCGTTGGCGAAAACACATACGGTCGATCAGCGGATGTATACATTGTCGAAAGAGCTGTCGATTTAATTCCCGAGGGGAAAGGAAGAAGAAGTGATGAAGCGGAAAACGAAAATCGTCTGTACGATCGGGCCGGCAAGCGAGAGCGTGGACAAGCTCATGCAATTGATCGAAGCGGGGATGAACGTGGCGCGCCTCAACTTTTCGCACGGCGATCATGAGGAACACGGGCGGCGCATCGCCAACATTCGCGAGGCGGCGCGGCGGACGGGCCAAACGGTCGCCATTTTGCTCGATACGAAAGGTCCGGAAATCCGCACGCACAATATGGAGAACGGCGCCATCGAACTGAAAGAAGGGGCAAAGCTCATCATTTCGATGAGCGAAGTGCTCGGCACCCCGGAAAAAATTTCGGTCACCTATCCGGGGCTGATCGATGATGTGTCTGTTGGTTCGAAAATTTTGCTGGACGACGGGTTGATCGGCCTTGAAGTCAACGCGGTCGACAAGCAAGCTAGAGAAATTGTCACGACCGTCTTAAACAGCGGCGTGCTCAAAAACAAAAAAGGGGTCAATGTCCCCGGTGTGCGCGTCAATTTGCCGGGCATCACCGAAAAGGACCGAGCCGATATTTTATTTGGCATCCGCCAAGGCATCGACTTTATCGCCGCCTCGTTTGTGCGTCGGGCGTCTGATGTGCTCGAAATTCGCGAGCTGCTTGAGGCCAATGACGCCTTACATATCCAAATTATCGCGAAAATTGAAAATGAAGAAGGCGTCGCCAACATCGATGAAATTTTGGAAGCCGCCGATGGCCTCATGGTGGCGCGCGGCGACCTTGGCGTTGAGATTCCGGCTGAGGAAGTGCCTCTCATTCAAAAAATGCTCATTAAAAAGTGCAACATGCTTGGCAAGCCGGTCATCACGGCCACGCAAATGCTCGACTCGATGCAGCGCAATCCGCGGCCGACGCGGGCTGAGGCGAGCGATGTCGCCAACGCCATTTTTGACGGCACCGACGCCGTCATGCTTTCCGGAGAAACGGCAGCCGGCCAGTATCCGGTCGAAGCGGTAAGGACGATGCACCAAATCGCGCTCCGCACCGAGCAGGCGTTGGAGCATCGCGACATTTTGTCCCAGCGCACGAAAGAAAGCCAGACGACGATCACCGATGCCATCGGCCAATCGGTCGCCCACACGGCGCTCAATTTGGATGTCGCGGCGATCGTGACGCCGACGGTGAGCGGAAAAACGCCGCAGATGGTGGCGAAATACCGCCCGAAAGCCCCGATCATCGCGGTGACATCAAACGAAGCGGTCTCGCGGCGGCTGGCGCTCATTTGGGGCGTGTATACGAAAGAAGCGCCGCATGTCAATACAACCGATGAAATGCTCGATGTGGCGGTCGATGCGGCGGTGCGCTCCGGCTTGGTGAAGCACGGCGACTTGGTCGTCATCACCGCCGGCGTGCCGGTCGGCGAAACGGGATCGACGAACTTAATGAAAGTGCACGTCATCAGCGACTTGCTGGCCAAAGGGCAAGGCATCGGCCGCAAGTCGGCATTCGGCAAGGCGGTCGTCGCCAAAACGGCGGAAGAAGCGTGTCAAAAAATGGTCGATGGCGGCATTTTAGTCACCATCAGCACGGATGCCGACATGATGCCGGCGATCGAAAAAGCGGCGGCCATCATCACCGAAGAAGGCGGGCTGACCAGTCATGCCGCGGTCGTCGGCTTAAGCCTTGGCATTCCGGTCGTCGTCGGAGTGGAAAATGCCACAAGCTTGTTTAAAGATGGGCAAGAGATCACGGTCGATGGCGGCTTTGGCGCCGTCTACCGAGGCCATGCGAGCGTGTTGTAACGGACGTTGTTGCAGCAAAACAGGGTGTCCCGAAAGCAGCGGGACACCCTTTCGCATCCCCATATATACGCATGAAACATCTTTGTGAAACGAAAGATTATATTCTTATTTATTAGAGAAAGCCGAGCTTTTGAGACAGCTCCTTTCGATTAAGTGGTCGGCTTGCCGATAATAAACCGCCAAAGATCACGGAAAACATTGGCGCTATGGAGCGTGCGGATGATGACAAGCGCGACGGGGCCGGCAATCAAGCCGAGAAAGCCGAGCAGCTTGAAGCCGACGAACAAGGCGATGAGCGTCGCGAGTGGATCGAGGCCGATCGTTGAAGAAAGCACTTTCGGCTCCATGATTTGCCGTTGGACGAGGACGACGACATACAGCACGCCAAGACCGATCGCAAACGGGATGTCGCCGCTAGCCATGGTGTAAATGATCCAAGGAACAAAGACAATCCCCGTTCCCAAATATGGCAAAAGATCGACGAACCCGATGATCAATGCGATCGTAATGGCGTAATCGACGCGCAAAATAAGCAAGCCGATCAACACGATGACCGTCGTAATCGAAATGAGCGTCGCCTGCGCTTTGATAAAGCCAAACAGCGCCCTCTTCAAATCAAGAAACACCGTTTTTCCGCTTGTGCGGGCTTTCGTCGGCAGCCATTGCTGCGCCATGCGCATCAGACGGTGCCAGTCTTTGCTGATGAAAAATGTCGCCAACAGCGAAAAAATAAACACGGTCGCGGCATTCGGCAGCCAGGCGAGAAGCTGCGGAATGTTTTGCAG is a window of Geobacillus kaustophilus DNA encoding:
- the ytvI gene encoding sporulation integral membrane protein YtvI yields the protein MSRVYVDRFLRFFLVIAAVALGAVAAYYIATVTYPFIIAFFIAMIINPLVDALERKAKMPRWLAVSVTLIMLFAAVAGLVTLLVAEIVSGTQYLARVVPEKFQALITYMETFIADQIIPIYKDLAGMFKSLSAAQQDTIMQNIQAVGKKIGTTVGEFVQSILQNIPQLLAWLPNAATVFIFSLLATFFISKDWHRLMRMAQQWLPTKARTSGKTVFLDLKRALFGFIKAQATLISITTVIVLIGLLILRVDYAITIALIIGFVDLLPYLGTGIVFVPWIIYTMASGDIPFAIGLGVLYVVVLVQRQIMEPKVLSSTIGLDPLATLIALFVGFKLLGFLGLIAGPVALVIIRTLHSANVFRDLWRFIIGKPTT
- the pyk gene encoding pyruvate kinase translates to MKRKTKIVCTIGPASESVDKLMQLIEAGMNVARLNFSHGDHEEHGRRIANIREAARRTGQTVAILLDTKGPEIRTHNMENGAIELKEGAKLIISMSEVLGTPEKISVTYPGLIDDVSVGSKILLDDGLIGLEVNAVDKQAREIVTTVLNSGVLKNKKGVNVPGVRVNLPGITEKDRADILFGIRQGIDFIAASFVRRASDVLEIRELLEANDALHIQIIAKIENEEGVANIDEILEAADGLMVARGDLGVEIPAEEVPLIQKMLIKKCNMLGKPVITATQMLDSMQRNPRPTRAEASDVANAIFDGTDAVMLSGETAAGQYPVEAVRTMHQIALRTEQALEHRDILSQRTKESQTTITDAIGQSVAHTALNLDVAAIVTPTVSGKTPQMVAKYRPKAPIIAVTSNEAVSRRLALIWGVYTKEAPHVNTTDEMLDVAVDAAVRSGLVKHGDLVVITAGVPVGETGSTNLMKVHVISDLLAKGQGIGRKSAFGKAVVAKTAEEACQKMVDGGILVTISTDADMMPAIEKAAAIITEEGGLTSHAAVVGLSLGIPVVVGVENATSLFKDGQEITVDGGFGAVYRGHASVL
- the pfkA gene encoding 6-phosphofructokinase, producing the protein MKRIGVLTSGGDSPGMNAAIRAVVRKAIYHGVEVYGIYHGYAGLIAGNIKKLEVGDVGDIIHRGGTILYTARCPEFKTEEGQKKGIEQLKKHGIEGLVVIGGDGSYQGAKKLTEHGFPCVGVPGTIDNDIPGTDFTIGFDTALNTVIDAIDKIRDTATSHERTYVVEVMGRHAGDIALWSGLAGGAETILIPEADYDMDDIIARLKRGHERGKKHSIIIVAEGVGSGVDFGRQIQEATGFETRVTVLGHVQRGGSPTAFDRVLASRLGARAVELLLEGKGGRCVGIQNNQIVDHDIVEALAKTHTVDQRMYTLSKELSI